Proteins found in one Lutimonas zeaxanthinifaciens genomic segment:
- the lysS gene encoding lysine--tRNA ligase, which produces MQLSEQEIVRRESLQKLRDLGINPYPAAQFKTTASVQEVVDNFETLEGKEVVLAGRIMSRRIMGKASFAELKDASGRMQIYINRDELCSGDDKSMYNDVFKKLLDIGDIIGIRGEVFKTQVGEKSVLVKELTVLSKALKPMPIVKVDADGKTHDAFSDAEMRYRQRYVDLMVNDHVKETFIKRTKITNSMRQFFNDRGYLEVETPILQPIPGGAAARPFVTHHNALDIPLYMRIANELYLKRLIVGGFDAVYEFAKDFRNEGMDRTHNPEFTVMELYVAYKDYNWMMEMTEELLEKVAIDANGSSEVQVGDQLIDFKAPYARVPILSAIKEHTGHEVAGMDEVELREVCKKLGIEVDETMGKGKLIDELFGEKCEHHYVQPTFIIDYPKEMSPLCKEHRENPELTERFELLVNGKELANAYSELNDPIDQLERFQDQLKLSEKGDDEAMFIDTDFVRALEYGMPPTSGIGIGIDRLVMFLTNNASIQEVLFFPQMKPEQKAPSVELNEDEKSVLKMLQQAEKIELSDLKAQSGLSNKKWDKTIKGLTKNKLAKVSKNEEGLFVEFLN; this is translated from the coding sequence ATGCAGTTATCAGAACAGGAAATAGTTCGCAGGGAGTCCCTGCAGAAGTTGAGAGACCTTGGTATCAACCCTTATCCTGCGGCACAGTTTAAAACTACAGCTTCCGTTCAGGAGGTTGTTGATAATTTTGAAACTCTCGAAGGAAAAGAAGTTGTTCTTGCGGGTAGAATCATGAGCAGAAGAATCATGGGGAAAGCTTCATTTGCAGAATTGAAGGATGCTTCAGGAAGGATGCAGATCTACATCAACAGGGATGAGCTTTGCAGTGGAGACGATAAGTCAATGTACAACGATGTCTTTAAAAAGTTACTTGATATTGGTGACATCATTGGAATTCGAGGAGAAGTTTTTAAGACCCAGGTGGGTGAAAAATCTGTTTTGGTAAAGGAGCTGACGGTTTTATCTAAAGCCTTAAAGCCAATGCCCATTGTAAAAGTTGATGCCGACGGTAAAACGCATGACGCTTTCAGTGATGCAGAAATGAGATATCGTCAACGCTATGTGGACCTGATGGTCAATGACCACGTAAAAGAGACTTTTATCAAAAGAACGAAGATCACAAACTCGATGCGACAGTTTTTCAATGATCGAGGTTATCTGGAGGTGGAAACCCCAATCCTGCAGCCCATTCCCGGGGGTGCAGCGGCTCGTCCGTTTGTGACACATCACAATGCGCTGGATATTCCTTTGTATATGAGAATCGCCAATGAACTTTATTTGAAAAGATTGATCGTGGGAGGTTTTGATGCTGTTTATGAATTTGCAAAAGATTTCAGGAACGAAGGAATGGATCGTACCCATAATCCAGAATTTACGGTGATGGAGCTCTATGTGGCCTACAAGGATTATAACTGGATGATGGAAATGACCGAAGAGTTGCTTGAAAAAGTCGCCATCGATGCAAATGGCAGCTCGGAGGTTCAGGTGGGGGATCAGTTAATAGATTTCAAAGCGCCATATGCAAGGGTTCCGATTCTGTCTGCGATTAAAGAACACACGGGTCACGAGGTAGCCGGAATGGATGAGGTCGAGCTCAGAGAAGTTTGTAAAAAACTGGGTATTGAGGTGGATGAGACCATGGGTAAAGGAAAATTGATCGATGAGTTGTTTGGTGAAAAATGTGAACATCACTATGTTCAGCCAACTTTCATTATTGATTATCCAAAGGAAATGAGCCCACTTTGTAAAGAGCACAGAGAGAATCCCGAATTAACAGAACGATTTGAGCTATTGGTGAATGGAAAGGAATTGGCCAATGCCTATTCTGAATTGAATGACCCTATTGATCAACTGGAAAGATTTCAGGATCAGTTGAAATTGTCAGAAAAGGGAGATGATGAGGCCATGTTCATTGATACGGACTTTGTGAGAGCACTCGAGTATGGCATGCCTCCGACTTCAGGTATTGGAATTGGTATTGACAGGCTGGTTATGTTCCTGACCAATAATGCCTCCATTCAGGAAGTATTGTTTTTCCCTCAAATGAAGCCGGAACAAAAAGCTCCGTCGGTTGAGTTAAATGAAGATGAAAAATCGGTGTTAAAGATGCTTCAACAAGCGGAAAAAATTGAATTGTCAGACCTAAAAGCTCAATCGGGGTTATCCAATAAAAAATGGGATAAGACTATCAAAGGGCTTACAAAAAATAAACTGGCAAAAGTGAGTAAGAATGAGGAAGGTTTATTTGTTGAGTTTCTGAATTAA